The DNA sequence CACCTCTTCCTCGGTAATGCCAAGTTTTTTCAGGAGTTCTTCTTTAGGTTTCATCATAATAGTGATTTGCTATAACATTCTTTGAAAATTGTCAAAGGGGATGGATTGGGTAACGAAAGAAACCCGCCACTATTCTGGTCCTTCAGGCACCGGGATCCGCGAAACATCAGCCGTTCCCATTCCCGCCGCCTTCTGGCTCCTGGCTTCCGGCCTTGTGGGATTGGTTGGGATGCGCAGGCGGATTGAAGCAAAGCTCGGTTAAATCTTTATTCTTCATCGTTTTCCAAAAGCCCGGAGATGCAAATGAGAGCGGCCACAAAAAGTGAGGGAAAGACGGACAGGCAAATTGATGGAATACGACATCACCGACACTCCAGGGCGCCAAGCGACGCCCCGGAGCATGAAGTTGGTAAGATTGAATCACAGAGATTTGGCAGGCTGTTGTGATTTGGAGCGGTGCGGTTTTGAGGCTGTTGGGGTGAACAATTCAAGGAAGAGTGATTCGTCGAGTCTGGTCAAGTTTCGTTCAGCGGCGGTGTCCAGCAATTCCGCAGCCATCTGGTTGAGGACACGCAGATTATTCAGAGAATGAGCGGCAAGGGTTCGGATCAGTTCCTGAGTCATCAGTTGGGGGTTTCCGGCCTGCTCCAGGG is a window from the Syntrophus gentianae genome containing:
- a CDS encoding VPLPA-CTERM sorting domain-containing protein yields the protein MDWVTKETRHYSGPSGTGIRETSAVPIPAAFWLLASGLVGLVGMRRRIEAKLG